A window of uncultured Draconibacterium sp. contains these coding sequences:
- a CDS encoding CHAD domain-containing protein: MENSILLQHFNSKLNLFQHFFRKTLETQEMEHIHELRVNIKKLRTICTLIQEASFEKLKKEPCFELFSNLFRVAGMLREAQINLEIIENKQFDFLIPFVQYLKNSQDKYSKQLLETMLVFDQEKLQVLNNDLIRNVQNLSNDLVLKESVKLAIQKTLNVIQLKDALQAKNNLHQIRIQQKAVHELLGILVELHPDSTLDKLKDEIKLFNVEIGNWHDYKVLHQALNEFTDKNQDTINVRYFNSLIEGIEKEQELKQTRLFDILNKHMVRQQLNLIQNLLN, translated from the coding sequence ATGGAGAACAGCATACTACTACAACATTTTAACAGCAAACTAAACTTGTTTCAACATTTCTTCAGGAAGACACTTGAAACCCAGGAAATGGAGCATATACATGAGCTGAGAGTAAACATTAAAAAACTGCGAACCATTTGCACTTTAATTCAGGAAGCTAGTTTTGAAAAATTGAAGAAAGAGCCCTGTTTCGAATTGTTTTCAAATTTATTCCGGGTTGCAGGAATGTTACGTGAAGCACAAATTAACCTGGAAATTATTGAAAACAAGCAGTTTGACTTTTTAATTCCGTTTGTTCAATATTTAAAAAACAGCCAGGATAAATATTCCAAGCAATTACTTGAAACCATGTTGGTTTTTGACCAGGAAAAACTGCAGGTGTTGAACAATGATTTAATCAGGAATGTGCAAAATTTATCAAATGACCTTGTACTAAAAGAATCAGTTAAACTGGCCATTCAAAAAACCTTGAATGTAATACAACTCAAAGATGCGCTGCAGGCCAAAAACAATCTTCACCAAATCCGTATTCAGCAAAAAGCCGTGCACGAATTACTTGGAATACTAGTAGAACTGCATCCCGATTCAACATTGGACAAGTTGAAAGACGAGATCAAATTATTTAACGTAGAAATTGGAAACTGGCACGACTATAAAGTCTTACATCAGGCACTCAACGAATTCACGGACAAAAATCAGGACACAATAAATGTTCGCTACTTTAATAGTTTAATTGAGGGAATTGAAAAGGAACAAGAGTTAAAACAAACCCGCTTATTCGACATTTTAAACAAACACATGGTTCGGCAACAGCTTAACCTAATTCAAAACCTGCTGAATTAA
- the tsf gene encoding translation elongation factor Ts codes for MSFTTADVVKLRKVSGAGMMDCKNALKDAEGDFERALEIIREKGKLIANKRADRDAAEGVALAKVTGDAKYGAIVVLNCETDFVAKNESYVAFAEKILDAALENKVESLEALKAIELDGKSIESLVTEQTGVTGEKLDLSYFKCLADEAVVPYIHPGNKLATLVSFNKTAQEQVGKDVAMQIAAMAPVAVDEDSIPQAEIDKELAFATEKYRNEGKPEAMIEKIALGSLNKWYKDVTLLNQAYVKDNKMSIKDFLKQSDAELTVTAFDRYSLNA; via the coding sequence ATGTCTTTTACAACAGCTGACGTAGTAAAACTACGAAAAGTATCAGGCGCAGGGATGATGGATTGTAAAAATGCCCTGAAAGATGCCGAAGGTGACTTCGAAAGAGCACTGGAAATTATCCGCGAAAAAGGTAAACTTATTGCAAACAAACGTGCAGACAGAGATGCAGCAGAAGGCGTAGCTTTAGCTAAAGTTACAGGTGATGCAAAATATGGTGCTATTGTAGTGCTAAATTGCGAAACCGACTTTGTTGCTAAAAACGAAAGCTATGTTGCGTTTGCTGAAAAAATTCTGGACGCTGCTCTGGAAAATAAAGTTGAAAGTTTGGAAGCTCTTAAAGCTATTGAACTTGACGGTAAATCAATTGAATCGTTGGTTACTGAACAAACTGGTGTTACCGGTGAAAAACTTGACCTTTCTTACTTCAAATGTTTGGCTGATGAAGCTGTAGTTCCTTATATCCACCCTGGAAATAAACTGGCTACTTTGGTTTCATTCAACAAAACTGCTCAAGAGCAAGTTGGAAAAGATGTTGCAATGCAAATTGCTGCAATGGCACCTGTTGCTGTTGACGAGGATTCTATTCCACAAGCAGAAATTGATAAAGAATTAGCTTTTGCTACAGAAAAATACCGTAACGAAGGTAAACCAGAAGCAATGATTGAAAAAATTGCACTTGGTTCGCTTAACAAATGGTACAAAGACGTAACTCTTTTAAACCAGGCTTACGTTAAAGACAATAAAATGTCGATCAAAGATTTCTTGAAGCAAAGTGATGCAGAATTAACTGTAACTGCTTTCGATCGTTATTCGTTGAATGCGTAG
- the lysS gene encoding lysine--tRNA ligase, with amino-acid sequence MSHQELSEQEIIRRNSLQKMRDLGIDPYPAAQYHVNTTSKKIKDNYKEEEKNFQDVVIAGRIMSRRIMGKAAFAELQDHEGRIQIYVNRDEICPGDDKTMYNEVFKKLLDIGDIIGVKGKAFLTQMGELTVHVDEFTVLNKSLRPLPIVKEKDGKTYDAFTDAEQRYRQRYIDLIVNPQVKDTFVKRTIIYNTMRQMFNEYGYHEVETPILQPIPGGAAARPFITHHNALNMPLYMRIANELYLKRLIVGGFEGVYEFSKDFRNEGMDRTHNPEFTVMEIYVAYKDYKWMMSFTEEICERVAMALHGTTKVQLGDNIIDYKAPFPRVTMAEAILEHTGYDINGKSEADLRKIADKLGIDTDETMGKGKLIDEIFGEKCEGNYIQPTFITDYPVEMSPLTKKHRDNPELTERFELMVNGKELANAYSELNDPIDQRERFEDQLKLSEKGDDEAMFIDQDFLRALEYGMPPTSGMGIGMDRLTMFMTNSPSIQDVLFFPQMKPEKKAVELTDDEKVVFELLKLESPIELPALKDKAGLSNKKWDKAIKGLTSKKVAKVENTDAGLLVTAL; translated from the coding sequence ATGAGTCATCAGGAATTAAGCGAACAAGAGATTATCAGGAGAAATTCGTTGCAAAAAATGCGCGACTTAGGCATCGATCCGTATCCTGCAGCACAATACCATGTTAATACTACCTCGAAAAAGATTAAGGACAACTACAAGGAAGAAGAAAAGAATTTTCAGGATGTAGTAATTGCCGGACGAATAATGAGTCGCCGGATTATGGGGAAAGCTGCTTTTGCAGAGCTTCAGGATCATGAAGGACGGATTCAGATTTATGTAAATCGCGATGAAATTTGCCCGGGTGACGATAAAACAATGTACAACGAGGTATTTAAAAAATTACTCGACATTGGTGATATTATTGGCGTAAAAGGAAAGGCTTTTCTTACTCAAATGGGTGAATTAACCGTTCATGTTGATGAATTTACAGTACTAAATAAATCCTTACGTCCGCTTCCAATTGTAAAAGAAAAAGACGGAAAAACATACGATGCATTTACCGATGCAGAGCAACGTTACCGCCAGCGTTACATCGATTTAATTGTAAATCCGCAGGTAAAAGATACGTTTGTAAAACGTACGATTATTTACAACACCATGCGTCAGATGTTTAACGAATACGGTTATCACGAAGTTGAAACTCCGATTCTTCAACCTATTCCCGGAGGCGCAGCTGCACGTCCGTTTATTACGCACCACAACGCGTTAAACATGCCCTTGTACATGCGTATTGCCAACGAACTATACCTAAAACGTTTGATTGTTGGTGGTTTCGAAGGTGTTTACGAATTCTCAAAAGATTTCCGTAACGAAGGAATGGACCGCACCCACAATCCCGAATTTACGGTAATGGAGATTTACGTTGCCTACAAAGATTACAAATGGATGATGAGCTTTACCGAAGAAATTTGTGAGCGTGTGGCAATGGCTTTACACGGCACCACAAAAGTTCAGTTGGGCGACAACATTATCGATTACAAAGCACCGTTTCCACGGGTTACCATGGCCGAAGCCATTTTAGAGCACACGGGCTACGATATTAACGGAAAGTCGGAAGCTGATTTGCGCAAAATTGCAGACAAGCTGGGTATTGATACCGACGAGACAATGGGTAAAGGAAAACTGATTGACGAGATTTTTGGCGAGAAATGTGAAGGCAATTACATTCAGCCAACTTTTATTACCGATTACCCGGTTGAAATGTCGCCGCTTACCAAAAAACACCGCGATAATCCGGAACTTACCGAACGTTTTGAGTTGATGGTAAACGGAAAAGAACTGGCGAACGCTTATTCGGAATTAAACGATCCGATCGATCAGCGCGAGCGTTTCGAAGACCAACTGAAACTTTCGGAAAAAGGTGACGACGAAGCCATGTTTATCGACCAGGACTTTTTACGCGCACTGGAATACGGAATGCCGCCAACATCGGGAATGGGAATTGGAATGGACCGTTTAACCATGTTTATGACCAACAGCCCGTCGATTCAGGATGTACTTTTCTTCCCGCAAATGAAACCGGAGAAAAAAGCAGTTGAACTCACCGATGACGAAAAAGTAGTATTTGAGCTGCTAAAATTGGAATCGCCAATTGAATTACCTGCATTAAAAGACAAAGCCGGGCTTAGCAATAAAAAATGGGACAAAGCCATTAAAGGACTTACCAGCAAAAAAGTGGCAAAGGTTGAAAATACAGATGCCGGCTTGTTGGTGACTGCTTTGTAG
- the recJ gene encoding single-stranded-DNA-specific exonuclease RecJ produces MDRIWNLKKQGDQNEVKHLSAALNVNMVIARLLVQRGIKTYNEAKAFFRPRLSDLHDPFLMKDMDKAVDRLNIAVEKQEKVIVYGDYDVDGTTSVAMMYSFLKQRIKDIEYYIPDRYSEGYGISPKSIDYAEENGCSLIVVLDCGIKAVEKIANAKQRGIDFIICDHHNPDDEVPPAVAVLDPKQSDCNYPYKELSGCGVGFKLLQAYCQRNDIDPEEIYDLLDLAAVSIAADIVPITGENRVLAYYGLKKLNSNPGIGLQTIINFAGINGTEITISDIVFKIGPRLNASGRIEHGKKSVQILVANDEDKSDLLGEEIDSFNEIRKTLDRDITQEALDTIENSQELKAMNSTVLYNRDWHKGVVGIVASRVTEHFYRPTIILTESNGLATGSARSIRDFDLYEAIGQCSDLLESYGGHMYAAGLTMRIENIPEFQRRFEDIVTKQITDQQQIQTIEVDAKIPLSEITPRFYRILKQFAPFGPHNMTPVFVTEDVFDAGTSRLVGKNQEHLKLDLVEPDVNSGIFPGIAFNQSEAYDVITSGSPFDVCYSINENEYRGKRNLQLFIRDIKKRDFLD; encoded by the coding sequence ATGGATAGAATTTGGAACTTAAAAAAGCAGGGCGACCAAAACGAGGTAAAGCATCTTTCTGCTGCATTAAATGTGAACATGGTAATTGCCCGATTGCTGGTGCAGCGCGGCATTAAGACCTATAACGAAGCGAAGGCATTCTTCCGACCACGACTTAGCGATTTGCACGATCCGTTTTTAATGAAGGACATGGACAAAGCGGTGGATCGTTTAAATATTGCAGTGGAAAAACAAGAAAAAGTAATCGTTTATGGCGATTATGATGTGGATGGAACTACATCGGTTGCCATGATGTATTCTTTTTTAAAACAGCGAATTAAAGACATTGAATATTATATACCGGATCGTTACAGCGAAGGATATGGAATTTCGCCCAAAAGCATCGATTATGCCGAAGAAAATGGCTGCTCGCTGATTGTTGTGTTGGATTGCGGGATTAAAGCTGTTGAAAAAATTGCGAATGCGAAACAGCGCGGCATCGATTTTATTATTTGCGACCATCATAATCCCGACGATGAAGTGCCGCCGGCTGTCGCGGTTCTCGATCCAAAACAATCGGACTGTAACTACCCGTACAAAGAATTGTCGGGCTGCGGTGTTGGGTTTAAGTTGTTACAAGCCTATTGCCAAAGAAACGACATTGACCCTGAAGAAATTTACGACTTGCTCGATTTGGCTGCCGTTAGTATTGCTGCCGATATTGTACCAATAACAGGAGAAAATCGTGTGTTGGCTTATTACGGACTAAAGAAATTAAATTCGAATCCGGGAATTGGCCTGCAAACCATTATAAATTTTGCCGGAATAAACGGCACCGAGATAACAATTAGCGACATTGTTTTTAAAATCGGGCCACGGTTAAATGCTTCGGGTAGAATTGAACACGGTAAAAAATCGGTGCAAATTCTGGTGGCAAACGACGAAGATAAATCAGATTTACTGGGAGAGGAAATCGACTCGTTTAACGAAATTCGCAAAACACTCGACCGCGATATCACTCAGGAAGCGCTGGATACAATTGAAAACAGTCAGGAGTTAAAAGCCATGAACAGTACCGTTTTGTACAATCGCGATTGGCACAAAGGAGTTGTTGGAATTGTAGCTTCAAGAGTAACCGAACACTTTTATCGTCCGACTATTATTTTAACCGAATCGAATGGACTGGCAACCGGATCTGCTCGTTCGATCCGCGACTTTGATTTGTACGAAGCCATTGGCCAGTGCAGCGATTTACTTGAGTCGTATGGCGGCCATATGTATGCTGCCGGATTAACCATGCGAATTGAAAATATTCCTGAATTCCAGCGTCGTTTTGAGGATATTGTAACGAAACAAATTACCGATCAGCAACAAATACAAACCATTGAAGTGGATGCAAAAATTCCACTCAGCGAGATTACACCACGCTTTTACCGAATATTAAAACAGTTTGCTCCGTTTGGCCCGCATAACATGACTCCGGTGTTTGTTACCGAAGATGTTTTTGATGCGGGCACCAGCCGTTTGGTGGGGAAAAATCAGGAGCACTTAAAACTCGATTTGGTAGAACCGGATGTAAATTCAGGTATTTTTCCAGGGATTGCTTTTAATCAATCGGAAGCGTACGATGTAATT
- the rplM gene encoding 50S ribosomal protein L13, translating into MDTLSYKTISANKATAEKEWVVIDAENMVLGRLASKVAKMLRGKYKPNFTPHVDCGDNVIVINAEKIALTGKKMTDKVYIRHTGYPGGQRFQSPQDVLAKYPERLVEKAVRGMLPKNRLGRELYRNLHVVVGAEHKYEAQKPKVVDLNTIK; encoded by the coding sequence GTGGACACACTTAGTTATAAAACAATTTCTGCAAACAAAGCTACTGCTGAAAAAGAATGGGTAGTTATTGATGCCGAAAACATGGTATTGGGACGTTTGGCAAGTAAAGTTGCTAAAATGTTGAGAGGTAAATACAAGCCAAATTTCACACCGCACGTTGATTGTGGTGATAACGTAATTGTTATCAATGCTGAAAAAATTGCGCTGACAGGTAAAAAAATGACTGATAAAGTTTATATCCGTCACACTGGATATCCTGGTGGTCAGAGATTTCAAAGCCCACAGGATGTGTTAGCAAAATATCCTGAACGTTTGGTTGAGAAAGCTGTAAGAGGCATGCTTCCTAAAAACAGATTAGGACGTGAATTGTACAGAAATTTGCATGTTGTAGTTGGTGCTGAGCACAAATATGAGGCTCAAAAACCTAAAGTTGTTGATTTAAATACGATTAAATAA
- a CDS encoding 1-acyl-sn-glycerol-3-phosphate acyltransferase → MRTLSGKVLHKLGWKITGDYAGLKKSVTIFAPHTAHIDFLFGKLGFTELGVKFKFLSKKELFFFPMNLVMRQLGSIPVRGVKGKNAIFQVADMLNNTDELHIVVSPEGWIKKVTKWNKGFFYMAQKANVPIVVSTLDYAKKEMGVKAVIYDTTDFNTVMKQINDIYTDVQGKNPDQFAFHEN, encoded by the coding sequence ATGAGAACATTATCCGGTAAGGTTTTACACAAACTTGGTTGGAAGATAACAGGGGACTATGCCGGATTAAAAAAATCGGTTACGATTTTTGCACCACACACGGCTCACATCGATTTTTTATTTGGGAAATTAGGCTTCACCGAGCTGGGTGTTAAATTCAAATTTCTTTCGAAAAAAGAACTTTTCTTTTTCCCCATGAATTTGGTAATGCGTCAACTGGGTTCCATACCGGTTCGGGGAGTAAAAGGTAAAAATGCCATTTTTCAGGTGGCTGATATGCTAAACAATACCGACGAATTGCACATTGTTGTTTCGCCGGAAGGTTGGATTAAAAAGGTAACAAAATGGAATAAAGGTTTCTTTTATATGGCTCAAAAAGCAAATGTACCGATAGTTGTTTCCACCTTAGATTACGCTAAAAAAGAAATGGGAGTTAAAGCGGTTATTTACGATACTACAGATTTTAATACGGTAATGAAACAAATTAACGATATCTATACAGATGTGCAGGGTAAGAATCCCGACCAGTTTGCCTTTCACGAGAATTAG
- a CDS encoding T9SS type A sorting domain-containing protein codes for MKQLYIFSKNLLAVLLLFFAIATNGQESLTINMGDIELSAGQDTLLIATYINGEDTITDGIKWNTEPGSLGKVNKDGVLTAGQPGTGLLIAKYKDLRANVNLTVVGDSKKTDEDNDDDEDTDENDYPKVKIVPGSIKVEVGDSVELYAFYVDSFDVKIDTMTFLWSVEPITIGEFPDAESSMFKAGDTPGKGLVIAQYGELADTAKIEIYESKRSKEKKEKEEHQNNGNSGKQMTIEPGDMVVYTGAEPIEYTATYKTNGNKHQDADFIWSVSDTSIATIDTLGLLTLKGETGMTLVNVEYSNFGASVELLVVDSTIDMEVNSISIRRVLPNGKELKAKNLKEGDSYKIAGLPYPLNLLNGGMIHFPFGCINEDIEIFMIIPEKYSELNDDSTEVEFNMDIVTGVEFSVKPVGSDTIVEPYMFTIPVELKLIYKSDLIDSLGIDPQDLNMFFADSSGFVEVEDGQIAVVDTARNRIYASIIHFSTIVVKEKSTATSVVETATPEDNLLHIYPNPFSHSTTIQFRLNEPAETNISVYNLLGQKIQVLADGEYPEGLHKIVWNGDDLNGSPATSGMYLCRFIKNGEVSEVKRIILNK; via the coding sequence ATGAAACAACTTTACATTTTTTCGAAAAATTTGCTTGCAGTACTACTGTTATTTTTTGCAATTGCAACAAACGGACAGGAATCGCTTACCATAAACATGGGAGACATTGAATTGAGTGCCGGGCAGGATACGCTTTTGATTGCTACTTATATTAACGGAGAAGACACCATCACCGATGGAATAAAATGGAATACAGAACCCGGATCGCTCGGAAAAGTGAACAAAGACGGTGTTTTAACTGCCGGCCAACCTGGAACAGGACTTCTTATTGCCAAATACAAAGATCTTCGCGCTAATGTTAATCTTACAGTGGTTGGCGACTCAAAAAAAACCGATGAAGACAATGATGATGATGAAGACACTGATGAAAATGATTACCCTAAGGTAAAAATCGTTCCGGGAAGTATTAAGGTTGAAGTTGGCGATTCGGTTGAATTGTACGCCTTTTACGTTGATTCTTTTGATGTAAAAATTGACACCATGACATTTCTGTGGTCTGTGGAACCAATAACAATCGGAGAATTTCCGGATGCTGAGAGCAGCATGTTTAAAGCAGGAGACACTCCGGGGAAAGGTTTGGTTATAGCGCAATACGGCGAATTAGCAGACACGGCAAAAATTGAAATTTACGAAAGCAAACGCTCCAAAGAAAAAAAGGAAAAGGAAGAGCATCAGAACAACGGGAATAGTGGCAAACAAATGACAATTGAACCCGGCGACATGGTTGTATATACCGGAGCCGAGCCCATTGAATATACAGCCACATACAAAACCAACGGAAACAAACATCAGGATGCCGATTTTATCTGGAGCGTTTCCGACACAAGTATTGCCACTATCGACACCTTAGGATTACTTACACTAAAAGGCGAAACCGGAATGACGCTGGTTAATGTTGAATACAGCAACTTTGGTGCAAGTGTTGAATTATTGGTTGTTGATTCAACCATCGATATGGAGGTGAATTCCATTTCTATTCGTCGCGTTTTACCTAATGGCAAAGAACTAAAGGCTAAAAACTTAAAAGAAGGCGATTCGTATAAAATTGCCGGTTTGCCTTATCCATTGAATTTATTGAACGGTGGCATGATCCATTTCCCCTTTGGATGTATAAACGAGGACATTGAGATTTTTATGATCATTCCGGAAAAATATTCGGAGCTGAATGATGACAGTACCGAGGTAGAATTTAACATGGACATTGTTACGGGAGTTGAGTTTAGCGTAAAACCTGTAGGTTCCGACACCATTGTTGAACCTTATATGTTTACTATTCCGGTTGAATTAAAATTGATTTACAAAAGCGACTTAATTGATTCGCTTGGAATAGATCCGCAAGATTTGAATATGTTTTTTGCAGACAGTAGTGGCTTTGTAGAAGTTGAAGATGGACAAATTGCCGTTGTCGATACAGCCAGAAACCGCATTTACGCTTCAATTATCCACTTTAGTACAATTGTGGTAAAAGAAAAAAGCACTGCTACTTCGGTTGTAGAAACAGCTACTCCTGAGGACAATCTGCTTCATATTTATCCGAATCCGTTTAGCCATTCTACTACAATTCAGTTCAGGTTAAATGAACCCGCCGAAACAAACATTTCAGTTTATAATTTGCTTGGGCAAAAAATACAAGTTTTGGCCGACGGTGAATATCCTGAAGGATTGCATAAAATTGTATGGAATGGAGATGACTTAAATGGTTCGCCTGCTACATCAGGAATGTACCTGTGCCGGTTTATTAAAAATGGTGAAGTGAGCGAAGTAAAACGTATTATTTTGAACAAATAA
- the rpsI gene encoding 30S ribosomal protein S9: MEVVNTIGRRKSAVARIYVSEGKGNITVNNREMKEYFPAETLQYIVLQPLSLLEVSEKYDIKVNLDGGGQKGQAEALRLAITRALMEIDPESRGQLKAAGFVTRDPREVERKKPGQPKARKRFQFSKR; the protein is encoded by the coding sequence ATGGAAGTAGTAAACACAATCGGACGTAGAAAATCAGCTGTTGCTCGTATTTACGTAAGCGAAGGAAAAGGTAACATTACCGTAAACAATAGGGAAATGAAAGAATATTTTCCTGCTGAAACTTTGCAGTACATTGTATTGCAACCTTTAAGTCTACTAGAGGTTTCAGAAAAATATGACATTAAAGTTAATCTTGATGGTGGTGGCCAAAAAGGTCAGGCTGAAGCTTTACGTTTGGCAATCACCCGTGCATTAATGGAAATCGATCCTGAATCAAGAGGCCAGTTAAAAGCTGCCGGATTTGTAACAAGGGATCCTCGCGAAGTGGAACGTAAAAAACCTGGTCAACCAAAAGCAAGGAAACGTTTCCAATTCTCAAAACGTTAA
- a CDS encoding DUF3098 domain-containing protein, with product MAKKVKEVKTANETAGFALGKENYKLMAIGFAIIVVGFILLSGGGSDDPNVFSEDIFNFRRLTIAPIVLLIGFIFEIYAIMKKPKEDN from the coding sequence ATGGCGAAAAAAGTAAAAGAAGTAAAAACAGCAAACGAAACAGCAGGTTTTGCCCTCGGTAAAGAGAATTATAAATTAATGGCTATTGGCTTTGCCATAATTGTTGTAGGATTTATTTTACTATCGGGAGGTGGCAGCGACGATCCAAACGTTTTTAGTGAAGATATTTTTAATTTTCGAAGGCTTACGATTGCTCCAATTGTACTTCTAATTGGATTCATATTCGAGATTTATGCCATTATGAAAAAACCCAAAGAAGATAACTAA
- a CDS encoding permease-like cell division protein FtsX, protein MANSTPKRLKKRFLNSWITSLISISLVLILLGTLSIVLLNARHLSEYVREKIGFTLVLKDNLKEVEIIRLQKTLNASKYVKSTRFIDKETAAKELTEELGEDFSGFLGYNPLFASLDVKLYAPYTSSDSLLRLEQVFLAYPQVSEVYYQKDLVSLINKNVRKISIILVIISALLTFIFFGLINNTIRILIYSERFTINTMQMVGASKNFIRKPFLRRSLLLGIYGSVLANTVLIFAIYTYKKELQGLITYNDFSTTLVMAALVFVLGVLISFLSTWFALNKFLRLKFDELFY, encoded by the coding sequence ATGGCGAATTCGACACCAAAACGATTAAAAAAACGATTCCTAAACTCATGGATAACATCGTTAATTAGTATATCGTTGGTTCTTATTCTGCTCGGAACCTTAAGTATTGTATTACTAAATGCACGACATCTTTCGGAATATGTTCGGGAAAAAATTGGTTTCACCCTTGTTTTAAAAGACAATTTAAAAGAGGTTGAAATAATACGCTTGCAAAAAACATTAAACGCCAGCAAATACGTAAAATCAACTCGTTTTATCGACAAAGAAACTGCAGCAAAAGAATTAACTGAAGAACTGGGTGAAGATTTTTCCGGTTTTCTGGGCTACAATCCTTTGTTTGCTTCGCTCGATGTAAAACTTTACGCTCCCTACACCAGCTCCGACAGCTTGCTCCGTTTGGAACAGGTTTTTCTGGCTTATCCGCAGGTTTCGGAAGTATATTATCAAAAAGATCTGGTTAGTTTAATAAACAAAAACGTAAGAAAAATCAGCATCATCCTCGTGATTATAAGTGCCTTACTAACTTTCATATTTTTTGGACTTATTAATAATACAATCCGCATTTTAATTTATTCTGAACGTTTTACCATAAATACGATGCAAATGGTGGGAGCTTCTAAAAACTTTATTCGAAAGCCATTTTTGCGCCGTAGTTTATTGCTTGGAATTTATGGTTCGGTACTTGCCAACACTGTTCTTATTTTTGCAATATATACCTACAAAAAAGAACTGCAGGGATTAATAACCTACAACGATTTTTCGACAACCCTGGTTATGGCAGCATTGGTTTTTGTACTCGGTGTGCTCATTTCTTTTTTATCAACTTGGTTTGCGTTAAACAAATTCCTCCGCCTGAAATTTGATGAGTTGTTTTATTAG
- the rpsB gene encoding 30S ribosomal protein S2 — MPRTNFQELLDAGAHFGHLKRKWNPNMEPYIFMEKNGIHIIDLQKTVVKIDEAANAIKQIAKSGRKILFVATKKQAKDLVSDLVKNVGMPYVTERWPGGMLTNFPTIRKAVKKMISIDKMMKDTSWDNLSKREKLQITRQRAKLEKMLGSISDLSRLPAALFVVDVLKEKIAVREAQKLGIPVFAIVDTNSNPDDVDFVIPANDDASQSIRLIVGAMTDAIAEGLNERKFEKGKDDESEEDDKKGAKASKAKADEDEDSDEE; from the coding sequence ATGCCAAGAACAAATTTTCAAGAATTATTGGATGCAGGTGCTCATTTTGGTCACCTGAAAAGAAAGTGGAATCCAAACATGGAGCCTTATATCTTCATGGAAAAAAACGGAATCCACATTATCGATCTTCAAAAAACAGTTGTAAAAATTGACGAAGCTGCAAATGCAATCAAACAAATTGCAAAATCAGGCCGTAAAATTTTATTTGTTGCAACTAAAAAGCAAGCCAAAGATTTGGTTTCAGACTTAGTGAAAAACGTAGGAATGCCTTACGTAACTGAGCGCTGGCCAGGAGGTATGCTTACCAACTTCCCAACCATCCGCAAAGCGGTTAAAAAAATGATCTCCATCGATAAAATGATGAAGGACACAAGTTGGGATAACCTTTCGAAGAGAGAAAAACTACAGATTACAAGACAACGTGCCAAGTTGGAAAAAATGTTAGGATCTATCTCAGACCTAAGCCGTTTACCAGCTGCTTTGTTTGTGGTTGACGTATTAAAAGAAAAAATTGCAGTTCGCGAAGCTCAGAAATTGGGAATTCCTGTATTTGCAATTGTTGATACAAACTCTAATCCGGATGACGTTGATTTTGTAATTCCTGCAAACGACGACGCTTCTCAATCAATTCGTTTAATTGTTGGTGCTATGACCGATGCAATTGCCGAAGGATTGAACGAACGCAAGTTTGAGAAAGGTAAAGACGACGAAAGCGAAGAGGATGATAAAAAAGGTGCAAAAGCATCTAAAGCAAAAGCCGACGAAGACGAAGATTCGGACGAAGAGTAA